From Clostridium sp. SY8519:
ATCCAGTGTCAGCCCAAGCTTTAATCCGACGCAGGCCGCGGCACAGGCATTATAGATATTGTGTATGCCGGGCAGGGGTTCGGAAATATGGCGCACAATAATATCAATACTGCCGGAATCCGACGCAGTCTTCCGGTCCGGGACCGGTGTTCCGTTTTCTTCCGCTTTCCGCCGGGCTGCCCGCGCCAGCACGCCTTCCGTGGCTGCCGTACCTGCCGGGTCGACGCAGATCAGATCAGCTTCCATGCCTTCCAGACCGTTGCTGGTCACCGATGTGGCCGTCACTGTATAGCGCTCCGGCTCCATGACGCGCTCCGCGCTGCCGTCTTCCACAAAATAGCGCATGGGCTGCACACCGGCCGGCGTTCCGATGGTATTTAATTTGTCATCGTTCCCATTGAGCACCACCGCGCCGTCTTTCCGCAGAAAATCAAAGATTTCTGACTTGGCCCGCAGCACGCCGTCCCTGTCTCCCAGAAATTCCAGATGACACTGCCCGATATTGGTCATCACACAGATATTCGGACGGGCCACTTTGGCCAGGCGGTGCATCTCCCCAAAGTCCGAAATGCCCAATTCGATTACCGCGGCTTCGTGTTCCGGCCGGATTTTCAGCAGGGTCAGGGGCATTCCCACTTCGTTGTTAAAGTTTCCTTCTGTTTTCAGGACATTGTATTTCTGTGACAGTACAGAAGCAATCATTTCTTTTGTACTGGTCTTGCCTACGCTGCCGGCAATGCCGATCACCGGGATATCCAGCTGGCTGCGGTAATATTCCGCAATATCCTTCAGTGCCTGCAGGCTGGATTTTACCAGAATGTACGGCCGGTCTTTCCTGCCCGCATCCGTCACGGTACTGTCTCCTGTGCCGTACAGCTCCTCCTCGCGGAGCTTACGCTCCGACAGCACAGCTGCCGCGCCCTGCGCAAACACATCCGGAATAAAGCGATGTCCGTCTGCCCGTTTTCCAACCACCGGAATAAACAGTCCGCCTTTCTGCACGGCGCGGCTGTCCGTAACCGCTCCCGTGATTTCTGTATCCAGCGCTTCCTCCGGACCGATGTACTGCCCCTGTACGGCAGCCGCAATATTTCGCAACGTAAGATTTTTCATAGTTTCTCCCATACTACACCTTCATCTTTGCTGTGTCCCGGAACTCCCGGCAGTCTGTATCTCCAGCTGCCCGGTTTTCCTGTTTCAGCGCTGATATGAGATTTCGATCAGTTTTTCACACAGTTCATTGAAATTCATGCCTTCGGCCGCTGCTTCCTGCGGCAGCAGGGAGGTGGGCGTCATTCCCGGAAGGGTATTTGCCTCCAGGCAGTACATTCTCCCGTCGTCATCCAGCAGAAAATCCATTCGGGAATAGGTATGCAGTCCCAGGGATGCCGCCGCGTTCACCGCTACCGCCTGCATATGCGCTGCCACATAATCCGGCAGATCAGCCGGGCAGGTTTCCACTGTGCTGCCTGCTTTGTACTTATTCTTATAATCATAGAAGCCGGCTACCGGGGCAATCTCAATCACCGGCAGGGCATGATCCGCAATCACGCCTACCGCGAATTCCCGTCCTTTGATGTATTCTTCCACAATCACACCGGTATCATATAAAAACGCGTCTTTCAGCGCCTGCCGATATTCCTCCGGGTTATGGGCAATGGACGTGCCGATGCTGGAACCGCCGCTGCAGGGTTTTACCACACAGGGATAGCCGAGTCCGGTTTCCGCAATGTCTTCCGGCGCCTCGGATTCCTCCAGATAAACCCCATTCGGGGTAGGTATGCCGTCTGCCATAAACAGCCGCTTGGTATACGCCTTGTTCATAGCCAGGGCGCTGGATATATAGTCGCTGCCGGTATACCGGATGCCAAACAGATCAAATGCTGCCTGAACCTTGCCGTTTTCCCCGTTTTCCCCATGCAGTGCCAGGAATACAATATCTGCCTGCTGGCAGATCGCAATTACATTCGGACCGAAGAAAGCATCGGACTGATCGCTGCGCATCGCCTTGACAGCTGCCAGGTCCGGAGCATCGGCTGTTACCGCCCCTGACGCCGCGGAAATCTGTTCCGCCCGGTCAAAAATGCCCATTACGTCCTGTTCTTTCTCTCCATATCCCATAAACACATCCAGCATGATCACCCGGTGTCCGTTTTCCCGCAATGCCCTGGTCACCTGACCGCCGGATACGAAAGATACATCCCGCTCTGTGCTGAGTCCGCCTGCTAATACAACGATATCCATCTGTTTTTCTCCTTTATGAGCTCTGTGTAAACTGTTCTTTATGATACTCCATTTCCCCCGGTTTGTGAATGCTGATTCCGATATTTCCCGGGTGTGACGCCGCGCCTTTTCTTAAATTCCGCAATAAAATGGCTGCTGTCGTTAAATCCCACCTCACTGGCCACCTGCGTCACATTCAGATTGGTCTCCCGCAGAAGCACACAGGCTTTTTCCATCCGGTAATGCAGCAGATATTCATAGGGGCTTGTGTTCAGAATACTCTGAAACAGACGGTTGCATTCCGCCTGACTGATATGGGCCAGTTCGCAGATTTCCGCCAGGTCGATCTTCCGGGCATAATTCCGGTGCAGATAGGTAAGGATTTTCTGTACCGCGTCCTGTTTGCGGATAAACGCGGAGGACACCTTCTTATCCCCGCTCTCCACGTTTGCGATAAAGGTAGCCCACATGCGCTGCAGATACCCGACAATCTCATATTCTCTGCCGTAGCACTCCGGCTGATCCAGGTACCGGCTCAATCCATAGAATTCATCGATCAGACGGTTCTGCCATTCTTCCCCCCTGGTCAGCAGAATCGCCTGCAGGCTGCGGTTGTCTGTGATCCGCTTCACATATTCCTGCTCCATACTGCTTCCTTCGATAATCGCCAGGAGCTTCGGGGAAAAATTCATGCTGATGAACCGTCCGTCACCGATTACCTTTTTGGTCATGTGGATGGCATCGGAATTGATAAACAGCATTTCCCCTTCCTTCAGCTCGTACTCCACGCCGTTGACATATTCCAGGACGGTGCCTTTATCCGCGATTGTAAACTGCAGATCATCGTGCCAGTGCGGATAATGAAACCCGGCGCCATAAGGCTCACAGGTATCCTGGGTCACGATAAACCGCACAAAGGGAAAATCCCGGTTTCGATACAGTTCCTCCGGTCTTCGCTGAATCTTTTTTCTGTTTTCCTGACTGGCATACTTTTCGTTTCCCGTATATTCCTTCATCAATGCAACTCTCCATTTTTCTCACGGTCCGCTGTTTTTTCTTCTTTTTATCATAGTCAATGTCCACAAGTATTATCAAGCATATTTATGCACTTTGACTTATAAAATTTTTGTTAAATATGACGAAACTATATGGGTAATTTCTCGATTTCTATTTGTCTTTTTCTTGTTTTTCTGTTTTAAATTTAACATTTTGACTGGATTATCATATATTTTGACTATATATCTATATTATTTTTGTATACACGGTGATATAATCACATCCTGAAAACGATATACAACTTTAACAAAAATCTTCTGCAAAAAGTTTAAAGAAGGCATGTGAAAATGAAGTACATTCGACAATTTTTTATTATTGCGGCGATCTCCCTGGCTGCCGAGATTTTACATCATTTTATCCCCCTGATGATCCCGTCCAGCATCTATGGCATGGTTCTGATGTTTGTATTGCTGATGACCGGTGCGGTCAAGCTGGAGCAGGTCGATCAGGCCGGTCATTTTCTCATTGATGTTATGCCGCTGATGTTCATCCCTGCCGGTGTCGGTCTCATCGACTCCTGGACAAATGTCAGCAGTATTCTGATCCCGGCACTGATCCTGATCGTGATATCCACCTTCCTGGTCATCGGCGCGGCCGGAAAGACCGCTCAGGCCATCATGACCTTTGAGACCGGTGAGGAAGCCGAGGAAGAAGCAGAAGAAGCAGACAAAGAATCTCCCTGGGAGGTACAGTAGTATGAACCACCTGTTCAGTTCTTCCGCGTTCTTTGGAATTGCGCTGAGCCTGGCCGCCTACTTCGGTGCCGAGCAGCTGAAAAAAAAGTTCAACAAGGCGTTTTTGAATCCCCTGCTGATTTCCATCGCAGTGATCATTACCGTCCTTGCTTTTACACATATAAGCTACAAAACTTACTACAGCAGCGCCAAGTTTCTCGGGTATCTGCTGACACCCGCCACTGTATGCCTGGCCATTCCTCTGTATGAGCAGATCACACTGCTCAAAAAAAACTGGAAGGCCGTATTCATCGGCATTGTAGCCGGTACGCTGACCAGCATGATCAGCATCTTTGTCATGGCAAAGATTTTTCACTTTACCCATGATCAGTATGTCACCTTCCTGCCGAAATCCATCACCACCGCAATCGGTATGGGTGTTTCCCAGGAACTGGGCGGCTATGTGCAGATCACCGTTGCCGCGATTATCATTACCGGCATTCTGGGCAATGTCATTGCCGACTTTGCCTGCAGGATTTTCCGGATTACCAATCCGGTGGCAAAGGGACTGGCCATCGGTACCGCATCCCATGCCATCGGCACTTCCCGCGCAGTGGAAATGGGCGAAGTCGAAGGCGCTATGAGCGGTCTTTCCATTGCGGTATCCGGATTGCTGACGGTGATCTTTGCCAGCACATTTGCTAATTTTATGTAATCTACTGTTTTCTTTGAAACATTTTCCCTTACAAAAGCTTCCGGCCAGGCCGGAGGCTTTTTTTCTGTGCATCCGTCTGTCTCAGATCATCCAGAACCCGAAAATCCCGAATCCGATCCCGATCAGCGCTCCAGCGATCACGTCCCGCGGAAAATGCACGCCTGCTGCCACCCTGATCCAGGCCAGAACTGCGGCAGCAATCAGGAGAACCGCGCCCAGCGGCGGATACACCGACCACACTGCCATTGCCACCATCGCCATCGAAAACACGTGTCTGCTGGGAAAGGATTTTCCGCTGGTTTCCTTGGGCAGAAGCGGCCGGATCTCCCACTGTTCATAGGGGCGCGGCATATTCCAGGACATACGGAATATGGAAACTGCCGCAAACAGAATCCCCGGAACCAGAAGATAACGGATGATCCACGGACTGCGCTGCAGGACCAGCAGGAATCCGCAGCCAATGTAGCTGACATACGCCAGAACTGTCAGAATCCGGTTCACCCACAAAAGCATACGGATCCGTCCCGGATGCTCCCGAAAAGGCGCGGACATTTTCAGATACTTCTCTTTCGTAAACATATGCCTGCCTCGCTCTATTCATTCAGCGCGTCGCCCGGGCGAATATATCCCTGAGACCCTGCGTCTGTATCCTTCCACTCTGCATTCTCCGCCGGTTCATATGCCGCGCCGCTGTCTCCTTCGGCGCTTACATGGATGCCATTTACTTCCACGCCCTCTTCCAGCGCGATCACCAGGCATCTTCGTCCGTCGATCATACGGGTTTCCACCAGATCGGAACGTTTCGGGTTCACTTTGACCACAACGTCCGCTGTCTTTACTTCAAACTTTCTGGTATCGGCAATGTTCTTTGCCATCACCCGCTGCTGCTCTCCCAGCTGCTGATCAAATTTCTCCTCAAATACCGGCAGTTTTTCCTCCGGCGCGCCGCTTCTGCGCAGGATATTCTTAAGTTCCAGTTTGTCCAGCTCCACCGGATCCGGGCTTTCCTTCGCTTCCTCCACCAGCTCATCCAGGGTATCATGCAGATTCCGAACGATCTCATAGCTGCAGTCTTCCCCCAGGGTTTCTTCCACAATAGCGGCAAACGACGCCTTCTGCGCGCCGGCAGTCACCGGCTGCACGCAGCCCAGCACCTGTTCCGTCAGTTCCGCGGACACTTCTTCCGGTTTTTTTGTGTAGTACAGCAGACTGTGCACATCCGTATTCCGGTCATTGAAGGCCGGGAACAAAAATCCCTGCTCCGGCAGGCCGATGATCCAGTCCCGGATCCGGTCTGTAATGGAATGCATCTCCGCATTGTAGCACAGGCCTGCTTTCGACAGCGTCACCGGACAGAGGCTGCACATGAGAAACGGATACATATAATCGGAGGCGTCCTCCATCTCCAGCCCGTCGCTGGTCTTCATCGGGATGTCATAAATCCCGTAGATCAGAAGGATCAGATAGTTCTCCGGATGATAGTAGGATTCAATAATCCGGTCATAAAAGGCATCCACCAGCGCCGGCTCCTTCAGCCCGGTGTCCCGCAGCGCAAGCAGGGACTTCTGTGTGCCTTCTCCCAGCTCCTGCTCCAGCGGGAACTCCATATTCAGCATATTTTTCCCAAGGGTGCCGGACAGATTTTTGCGGAAAATATCAAAATATTTGTACATTTCCCCCTCCGGCACAGACAAAAAGGGTTCTTCAAACTGCAGGACTTTATTTTTCTCCGCGTCTACGTAACACCCGCAGATCCGGTCAATACAGCTGCGTTCTTTGGTAAAAAGTTTTTTGATTTCGGCGATTTCTTTCTTATTCATATATAGAAGATTCCTCTGTGACTTTCTCTGAAATTACCTACGTATTGTACCAAAATCCGCAGATAAGCTCAACGTCCTGCAGACAGCGCATCACAGAGCAGGCGGGCAATCCGGAGAATGCATCTGTATTTCCCGGAATTTATGTTATAATTACCCCAAAATCCGCAGAACCATCTGCAAAGCACACAGATCTCACAAACAGAAAGAAGGATTTATCACTATGTCAGACGCAGCAAATTATATCCCGAATGCCGGCCAGACCTATCAGCCCATCCAGGAGAACATCCATATTCCATTTGCGGAATACACTGCCCCGGCCAAGCCGGATCCCCTGCTTCCGCCCCTTTCCCTCAGTCCGGAAGCGCTCGCCAAAGGCTACGAACTGCCCTCCCAGAAACAGCATTTTCTTCCCGGCGTAACTGCCAGAATGCTTGACTGGTTCTGGGCCAATATGGAAAAATGCTACTACCTCTGGGCCCCGGGCTCCCATAAGAAATTCAGCTGGGTCAAGGCCCCCGCAGCTTACGCTTTTGAAGATACCGTACACATGATTGCCGAAGCCTGCGAGCCGGGCATCCCGGTATTTGGCGGCGACGGTGTGGAAATCCACCGCCTGCATCTGGCGGAATTCTATCCTTTCACCACCTGCCTCTCCCACGCGCTCTGCGAAGGCGTCTTCAATGCCAAGGGCGAGCTGGTGGACTCTACGATTCACCTCTGGGAAGATACCGACGGCGGATGCAACCACATTACCGCCACTGTTACGAATTCCAGATGCTCCATGCCGCCGGATTTTGTCCTGGACATGCTGCGTGAAAATCCGGATCTGCATCCGGTCCCCAACTGGGCCACCGAACACGAAGACTACGAGGCAAGCCAGTGGCCGGTTTTTCTGCCCACCCTGTATCATCTCTGGGAGAATCACCCGGATCCGTCCCAGAACGTATCCTGTGATCTTTCTGTAACCAGGGGCGCGGACGGACGGTTCCGTTACAACGCACAAAACGGACCGGTGATACTCTGATACCTGAAATACAAAACGCCGTTCCTTTCCGTCAGATGGAATCACTGACGGGAACGAACGGCGTTTTTCTGTCCTGCGGCCTTCAGCCGAAGAAATGCAGCGCTTCCTCCACCACATCCTTCAGATAGGTTTTCTCATTTTCTTTCCTCCAGGCGAGCACGATGCTGCTGTGTGTATCCCGAAGCGGTACTTTGACATGTTTTTCCGCATTGACATCCAGATAATATCGGTCGCAGATAAATACCTCGTTATCACTGTTAATATTCAGCGTCAGGGAATTGGCCGACGATACATAATTGGTAATATTCGGCGCAAATCCATAAGGTTCGCACAGCCGCTGCAGCATCCGGACGTATTCCGGAAGCTGCCGGGGAGAGATACAGACAAATTCCGCCTCCCGCAGATCTGCTACCGACAGGCTCTCCGCCCCGGACAGCGGATTGCTTTTTCTCATGCACGCACAATGGGTCGCTGCTCCCAGTTCCCGATATTCGATCTGGGAAAGCTCCCTGTCCTGATAGTCATACAGAATGGAAAATACCAGATCCGCCTCGCCCCGCATCAGCATATTCCGCACATCCTGTGCCGCGTCAGACTCCA
This genomic window contains:
- a CDS encoding LrgB family protein is translated as MNHLFSSSAFFGIALSLAAYFGAEQLKKKFNKAFLNPLLISIAVIITVLAFTHISYKTYYSSAKFLGYLLTPATVCLAIPLYEQITLLKKNWKAVFIGIVAGTLTSMISIFVMAKIFHFTHDQYVTFLPKSITTAIGMGVSQELGGYVQITVAAIIITGILGNVIADFACRIFRITNPVAKGLAIGTASHAIGTSRAVEMGEVEGAMSGLSIAVSGLLTVIFASTFANFM
- a CDS encoding phosphatase PAP2 family protein — protein: MFTKEKYLKMSAPFREHPGRIRMLLWVNRILTVLAYVSYIGCGFLLVLQRSPWIIRYLLVPGILFAAVSIFRMSWNMPRPYEQWEIRPLLPKETSGKSFPSRHVFSMAMVAMAVWSVYPPLGAVLLIAAAVLAWIRVAAGVHFPRDVIAGALIGIGFGIFGFWMI
- a CDS encoding LysR family transcriptional regulator, which gives rise to MHNVDVRNVSLGQIMYFVKVAESLSVSAAAEYFNLTQPTLSKKIASLEAQLDLQLFIRTNRIVALTPAGQYLYEQWRYEVSRLEEDIQFAHVLQTGKSKSVVIGIMDSFDPEQVILPLLADFSRKYPDIHLRVESDAAQDVRNMLMRGEADLVFSILYDYQDRELSQIEYRELGAATHCACMRKSNPLSGAESLSVADLREAEFVCISPRQLPEYVRMLQRLCEPYGFAPNITNYVSSANSLTLNINSDNEVFICDRYYLDVNAEKHVKVPLRDTHSSIVLAWRKENEKTYLKDVVEEALHFFG
- the murF gene encoding UDP-N-acetylmuramoyl-tripeptide--D-alanyl-D-alanine ligase produces the protein MKNLTLRNIAAAVQGQYIGPEEALDTEITGAVTDSRAVQKGGLFIPVVGKRADGHRFIPDVFAQGAAAVLSERKLREEELYGTGDSTVTDAGRKDRPYILVKSSLQALKDIAEYYRSQLDIPVIGIAGSVGKTSTKEMIASVLSQKYNVLKTEGNFNNEVGMPLTLLKIRPEHEAAVIELGISDFGEMHRLAKVARPNICVMTNIGQCHLEFLGDRDGVLRAKSEIFDFLRKDGAVVLNGNDDKLNTIGTPAGVQPMRYFVEDGSAERVMEPERYTVTATSVTSNGLEGMEADLICVDPAGTAATEGVLARAARRKAEENGTPVPDRKTASDSGSIDIIVRHISEPLPGIHNIYNACAAACVGLKLGLTLDEIVDGIGQARTIAGRSHMIHLDRNILVVDDCYNANPVSMEAALDVLSYAKGRTIAVLGDMGELGTGEKELHAQVGAYAASKEIDILYCAGELSREMARAAKEASGIPQDSDGHVENLADILAGRKRAKGSCGSVRHFDSKEELIQDLLQLVRRNDSILVKASHFMDYPKIVEALEEKFAVTEPNA
- a CDS encoding helix-turn-helix domain-containing protein, encoding MKEYTGNEKYASQENRKKIQRRPEELYRNRDFPFVRFIVTQDTCEPYGAGFHYPHWHDDLQFTIADKGTVLEYVNGVEYELKEGEMLFINSDAIHMTKKVIGDGRFISMNFSPKLLAIIEGSSMEQEYVKRITDNRSLQAILLTRGEEWQNRLIDEFYGLSRYLDQPECYGREYEIVGYLQRMWATFIANVESGDKKVSSAFIRKQDAVQKILTYLHRNYARKIDLAEICELAHISQAECNRLFQSILNTSPYEYLLHYRMEKACVLLRETNLNVTQVASEVGFNDSSHFIAEFKKRRGVTPGKYRNQHSQTGGNGVS
- a CDS encoding CidA/LrgA family protein; protein product: MKYIRQFFIIAAISLAAEILHHFIPLMIPSSIYGMVLMFVLLMTGAVKLEQVDQAGHFLIDVMPLMFIPAGVGLIDSWTNVSSILIPALILIVISTFLVIGAAGKTAQAIMTFETGEEAEEEAEEADKESPWEVQ
- a CDS encoding DUF4317 domain-containing protein, giving the protein MNKKEIAEIKKLFTKERSCIDRICGCYVDAEKNKVLQFEEPFLSVPEGEMYKYFDIFRKNLSGTLGKNMLNMEFPLEQELGEGTQKSLLALRDTGLKEPALVDAFYDRIIESYYHPENYLILLIYGIYDIPMKTSDGLEMEDASDYMYPFLMCSLCPVTLSKAGLCYNAEMHSITDRIRDWIIGLPEQGFLFPAFNDRNTDVHSLLYYTKKPEEVSAELTEQVLGCVQPVTAGAQKASFAAIVEETLGEDCSYEIVRNLHDTLDELVEEAKESPDPVELDKLELKNILRRSGAPEEKLPVFEEKFDQQLGEQQRVMAKNIADTRKFEVKTADVVVKVNPKRSDLVETRMIDGRRCLVIALEEGVEVNGIHVSAEGDSGAAYEPAENAEWKDTDAGSQGYIRPGDALNE
- a CDS encoding D-alanine--D-alanine ligase; the encoded protein is MDIVVLAGGLSTERDVSFVSGGQVTRALRENGHRVIMLDVFMGYGEKEQDVMGIFDRAEQISAASGAVTADAPDLAAVKAMRSDQSDAFFGPNVIAICQQADIVFLALHGENGENGKVQAAFDLFGIRYTGSDYISSALAMNKAYTKRLFMADGIPTPNGVYLEESEAPEDIAETGLGYPCVVKPCSGGSSIGTSIAHNPEEYRQALKDAFLYDTGVIVEEYIKGREFAVGVIADHALPVIEIAPVAGFYDYKNKYKAGSTVETCPADLPDYVAAHMQAVAVNAAASLGLHTYSRMDFLLDDDGRMYCLEANTLPGMTPTSLLPQEAAAEGMNFNELCEKLIEISYQR